The proteins below are encoded in one region of Rhododendron vialii isolate Sample 1 chromosome 7a, ASM3025357v1:
- the LOC131332423 gene encoding pleiotropic drug resistance protein 1-like isoform X1, whose amino-acid sequence MEGGENVIRAISARWSSSTIWRSNELFSFSSNEQQDEEALKWAALENLPTFARIRKGILSDEEGQIREIDVKNLGIIEKRNLVERLVEIAEEGNKTFLLKLKKRIDRVGINLPTIEVRFEHLNVDAEAYVGGRALPTVSNFFVNIFQGFLNYLHIIPSRKLPLAILQDVSGIIKPARLTLLLGPPSSGKTTLLRALAGELHCDLKVSGNVTYNGCGMNEFVPQRTSAYTSQHDLHIGELTVRETLAFSARCQGVGSRYEMLTELSRREKEANIIPDPDLDIYMKALSLEGQKANVAIDYVLKILGLEVCADTMVGDQMLRGISGGQKKRVTIGEMLVGPARALFMDEISTGLDTSTTFHIVNSIKNSIHILQGTCVISLLQPAPETYDLFDDIILLSDGHIVYQGPREYVLEFFEHMGFKCPDRKGVADFLQEVTSRKDQEQYWARRDEPYRFVTVMELAEAFTSFHVGRKLGDELAIPFDKAKSHPAALTTEKYGIGKKELLKALISREYLLMKRNSFVYIFKMFRLIIMAFITMTVFLRTEMSKQTTQDGAIFMGALFFSILMVMFNGFSELAITVMKLPPFYKQRDLLFFPAWAYALPLWILKIPITFVETGIWVFTTYYVIGLDPNVGRFFKMYLLLLCINQMASGLFRLIAALGRNMIVANTFGTFALLAILVMGGFILSRDDIKKWLIWGYWALPLMYGQNAIAVNEFLGDSWRQVPPNSTESLGVLVLKARGIFPEAHWYWLGVGALVGYVFLFNGIFTLALAYLSPFEKPQAVLSKETLEERNVYKGGEVIELSSRGNSSSGGSFNSQFPFLTCEFLAITYLFHNYEERGVELRRSVSKFMSSRVGRSSEVNQNRKRGMVLPFEPLSITFDDIKYAVDMPQEMRAQGIQEDRLQLLKGVSGAFRPGVLTALMGVSGAGKTTLMDTLAGRKTGGYIEGRISISGYPKKQETFARIAGYCEQTDIHSPHVTVYESLKYSAWLRLPPEVNSATRKMFVDEVMDLVELTPLREALVGLPGVNGLSTEQRKRLTIAVELVANPSILFMDEPTSGLDARAAAIVMRTVRNTVDTGRTVVCTIHQPSIDIFDSFDELFLLKRGGEEIYVGPLGRHSCHLIAYLEGISGVYKIKDGYNPATWMLEVTSPAQEAALGVDFAHVYKNSELYRRNKSTIMELSTPPPGSKELYFATQYSQSFLIQCMACLWKQHLSYWRNPPYTAVRFLFTTMVALLFGTIFWDIGSKRETQQDIFNAMGSMYTVVVFVGIQAAISVQPIVAVERAVFYRESAAGMYSALPYAFGQVVIELPYILVQTVTYGAIVYTMIGFEWKVAKFFWYLFFMYCTFVYYIYYGMMTVAITPNLNIASIIASSFYAIWNLFSGFIIPKTRIPLWWRWYYYVCPVSWSLYGLVGSQYGDIQERLDTGETVEYFVVKYFDFRHDFVGYVALIMVGIVLLFGLIFAFSIKSFNFQKR is encoded by the exons AGTTGGGATTAATCTTCCGACTATTGAAGTAAGGTTTGAGCATTTAAACGTTGATGCAGAGGCCTATGTTGGCGGCAGAGCACTCCCAACAGTTTCCAACTTCTTTGTTAATATTTTCCAG ggATTCTTGAATTATCTCCACATCATACCAAGCAGGAAGCTACCATTGGCAATTCTCCAGGATGTTAGTGGAATCATCAAGCCTGCCAG attgaCATTACTTTTAGGCCCACCAAGCTCTGGAAAGACTACATTGCTGCGAGCTTTGGCGGGAGAACTTCATTGTGATctaaaa GTTTCAGGGAATGTAACGTATAATGGTTGTGGAATGAATGAATTTGTTCCACAAAGGACATCAGCCTATACAAGCCAGCATGACTTGCATATAGGAGAATTGACAGTGAGAGAAACACTGGCTTTCTCAGCTAGATGTCAAGGGGTTGGATCTCGTTATG aaatgctAACAGAATTGTctaggagagagaaggaagccAACATCATTCCAGACCCAGATCTTGATATTTATATGAAG GCATTATCACTAGAAGGCCAGAAGGCCAATGTGGCAATAGACTACGTACTTAAG ATTTTGGGGCTGGAAGTTTGTGCCGACACTATGGTTGGTGATCAAATGCTAAGAGGCATTTCTGGTGGACAGAAAAAGCGAGTCACAATAG GGGAGATGTTGGTTGGACCAGCTAGAGCACTCTTCATGGATGAGATATCAACTGGCTTGGACACTTCTACAACTTTCCATATTGTGAACTCAATCAAGAACTCCATCCATATCCTTCAAGGAACCTGTGTTATCTCCCTCCTCCAGCCGGCACCAGAAACTTACGACTTATTCGATGACATAATTCTCCTCTCCGATGGTCACATTGTATACCAAGGCCCACGTGAGTATGTGCTTGAGTTCTTTGAACACATGGGCTTCAAGTGTCCAGATAGGAAAGGAGTGGCTGACTTCTTACAAGAA GTGACATCAAGAAAAGATCAAGAGCAGTACTGGGCACGAAGAGATGAGCCTTACAGATTTGTTACTGTCATGGAACTCGCAGAGGCATTTACATCATTTCATGTTGGTCGAAAGTTAGGCGACGAGCTTGCCATCCCATTTGACAAAGCCAAGAGCCATCCGGCGGCTTTAACAACTGAGAAATATGGTATTGGAAAGAAAGAATTGCTAAAAGCTCTCATATCCAGGGAGTACTTGCTCATGAAGAGAAATTCCTTTGTCTACATATTCAAGATGTTTCGA CTTATTATAATGGCATTCATTACAATGACGGTATTTCTACGAACTGAGATGAGCAAGCAAACAACACAAGATGGTGCAATTTTCATGGGTGCTCTGTTCTTTAGTATCCTAATGGTTATGTTTAATGGGTTCTCGGAGCTAGCCATTACTGTCATGAAACTTCCCCCCTTTTACAAACAAAGGgaccttctttttttccctgcaTGGGCATATGCTCTGCCCTTATGGATCCTCAAGATCCCAATAACATTTGTAGAAACCGGTATTTGGGTGTTCACCACTTATTATGTCATAGGTCTCGATCCGAATGTCGGAAG GTTTTTCAAAATGTACCTTCTACTCCTTTGCATTAACCAGATGGCTTCTGGGCTGTTCAGACTCATAGCCGCATTAGGACGAAACATGATTGTGGCAAACACATTTGGCACATTTGCATTACTTGCAATTCTTGTGATGGGAGGATTTATCTTGTCAAGag ATGATATAAAGAAGTGGTTGATATGGGGTTATTGGGCCTTGCCTCTGATGTATGGGCAGAATGCTATAGCGGTGAATGAATTTCTTGGGGATAGTTGGAGACAA GTGCCTCCGAATTCTACAGAATCATTAGGCGTGTTGGTTTTAAAGGCTCGTGGAATATTTCCAGAAGCACATTGGTATTGGCTTGGCGTAGGAGCTTTGGTTGGATATGTTTTTCTCTTCAACGGCATTTTCACCCTAGCTCTAGCATATCTCAGCC CATTTGAGAAGCCTCAGGCAGTTCTATCTAAAGAGACCTTGGAGGAGAGAAACGTTTATAAAGGAGGAGAAGTTATTGAGCTATCCTCAAGAGGAAATAGCTCTTCTGGTGGGTCATTTAACTCTCAATTTCCTTTTTTGACTTGTGAGTTTCTAGCTATAACATACTTGTTTCACAATTATGAAGAGAGGGGAGTTGAACTTCGAAGAAGTGTATCGAAATTCATGTCTTCAAGAGTAGGGAGAAGCAGTGAAGTTAACCAGAATAGGAAGCGGGGAATGGTTCTACCGTTTGAACCCCTTTCGATCACTTTTGACGATATCAAGTATGCAGTCGACATGCCACAG GAAATGAGAGCACAAGGAATACAAGAAGACCGTCTTCAACTTCTAAAAGGAGTAAGTGGTGCTTTTAGACCAGGAGTTCTCACAGCGTTAATGGGTGTTAGTGGTGCTGGTAAAACCACCCTGATGGATACCTTGGCTGGTAGGAAAACTGGTGGATACATCGAGGGGAGAATCTCGATATCAGGCTACCCcaagaaacaagaaacattCGCTCGCATAGCTGGATATTGCGAGCAAACAGATATTCATTCTCCTCATGTTACAGTTTATGAGTCTTTGAAATATTCTGCGTGGCTCCGGTTGCCTCCTGAAGTTAATTCTGCCACCAGAAAG ATGTTCGTTGATGAAGTTATGGACCTTGTTGAGCTAACCCCATTAAGGGAAGCACTTGTTGGGTTGCCTGGGGTAAATGGTCTCTCAACCGAGCAACGCAAGAGGTTGACAATTGCAGTTGAGCTTGTAGCCAACCCATCAATACTATTCATGGATGAACCAACCTCAGGACTCGACGCTAGGGCTGCCGCAATAGTGATGAGAACAGTGAGAAACACAGTAGATACAGGAAGAACTGTGGTATGCACCATCCATCAGCCAAGCATCGACATATTTGATTCATTCGATGAG CTGTTTCTTTTGAAACGAGGAGGTGAGGAAATATATGTTGGTCCCTTAGGTCGTCACTCTTGTCATCTCATCGCATATTTGGAG GGTATCAGTGGAGTTTATAAAATCAAAGATGGTTATAATCCAGCTACTTGGATGTTAGAGGTGACTTCACCAGCACAAGAAGCAGCTCTTGGGGTTGACTTTGCTCATGTGTACAAGAACTCCGAACTATACAG GAGAAACAAAAGTACAATTATGGAACTGAGTACACCTCCGCCAGGATCAAAAGAACTATACTTCGCCACTCAATACTCGCAGTCTTTCCTCATCCAATGTATGGCATGCCTATGGAAACAACACTTATCATACTGGCGAAACCCGCCATATACTGCTGTGAGATTTTTGTTCACAACTATGGTAGCTCTGCTGTTTGGGACAATTTTCTGGGATATTGGCTCCAAAAG GGAAACACAACAAGATATATTTAATGCAATGGGTTCTATGTACACTGTTGTCGTATTTGTTGGTATACAAGCTGCCATTTCTGTGCAGCCAATAGTCGCTGTTGAGAGAGCAGTCTTTTACAGGGAAAGCGCAGCTGGAATGTATTCAGCTTTGCCATATGCTTTTGGACAA GTTGTGATTGAGCTCCCATATATTTTGGTTCAAACTGTGACATATGGAGCCATAGTATACACTATGATCGGATTTGAGTGGAAAGTAGCCAAATTCTTTTGGTATTTGTTCTTCATGTATTGCACTTTTGTATACTACATATATTATGGGATGATGACAGTAGCCATAACTCCCAACCTCAACATTGCATCGAtaattgcttcttctttctatGCAATATGGAACCTTTTCTCCGGCTTTATCATTCCAAAGACA AGGATTCCGCTGTGGTGGAGGTGGTACTACTACGTTTGCCCAGTCTCCTGGAGTCTGTATGGATTAGTTGGGTCACAGTATGGAGACATTCAGGAGAGGCTTGACACAGGTGAAACAGTGGAATACTTTGTGGTAAAATACTTTGATTTTAGGCATGACTTCGTGGGATACGTTGCTCTAATCATGGTTGGGATAGTTCTGCTCTTCGGGTTAATCTTTGCCTTCTCAATCAAGTCGTTTAACTTCCAGAAAAGATAA
- the LOC131332423 gene encoding pleiotropic drug resistance protein 1-like isoform X2, producing MEGGENVIRAISARWSSSTIWRSNELFSFSSNEQQDEEALKWAALENLPTFARIRKGILSDEEGQIREIDVKNLGIIEKRNLVERLVEIAEEGNKTFLLKLKKRIDRVGINLPTIEVRFEHLNVDAEAYVGGRALPTVSNFFVNIFQGFLNYLHIIPSRKLPLAILQDVSGIIKPARLTLLLGPPSSGKTTLLRALAGELHCDLKVSGNVTYNGCGMNEFVPQRTSAYTSQHDLHIGELTVRETLAFSARCQGVGSRYEMLTELSRREKEANIIPDPDLDIYMKALSLEGQKANVAIDYVLKILGLEVCADTMVGDQMLRGISGGQKKRVTIGEMLVGPARALFMDEISTGLDTSTTFHIVNSIKNSIHILQGTCVISLLQPAPETYDLFDDIILLSDGHIVYQGPREYVLEFFEHMGFKCPDRKGVADFLQEVTSRKDQEQYWARRDEPYRFVTVMELAEAFTSFHVGRKLGDELAIPFDKAKSHPAALTTEKYGIGKKELLKALISREYLLMKRNSFVYIFKMFRLIIMAFITMTVFLRTEMSKQTTQDGAIFMGALFFSILMVMFNGFSELAITVMKLPPFYKQRDLLFFPAWAYALPLWILKIPITFVETGIWVFTTYYVIGLDPNVGRFFKMYLLLLCINQMASGLFRLIAALGRNMIVANTFGTFALLAILVMGGFILSRDDIKKWLIWGYWALPLMYGQNAIAVNEFLGDSWRQVPPNSTESLGVLVLKARGIFPEAHWYWLGVGALVGYVFLFNGIFTLALAYLSPFEKPQAVLSKETLEERNVYKGGEVIELSSRGNSSSERGVELRRSVSKFMSSRVGRSSEVNQNRKRGMVLPFEPLSITFDDIKYAVDMPQEMRAQGIQEDRLQLLKGVSGAFRPGVLTALMGVSGAGKTTLMDTLAGRKTGGYIEGRISISGYPKKQETFARIAGYCEQTDIHSPHVTVYESLKYSAWLRLPPEVNSATRKMFVDEVMDLVELTPLREALVGLPGVNGLSTEQRKRLTIAVELVANPSILFMDEPTSGLDARAAAIVMRTVRNTVDTGRTVVCTIHQPSIDIFDSFDELFLLKRGGEEIYVGPLGRHSCHLIAYLEGISGVYKIKDGYNPATWMLEVTSPAQEAALGVDFAHVYKNSELYRRNKSTIMELSTPPPGSKELYFATQYSQSFLIQCMACLWKQHLSYWRNPPYTAVRFLFTTMVALLFGTIFWDIGSKRETQQDIFNAMGSMYTVVVFVGIQAAISVQPIVAVERAVFYRESAAGMYSALPYAFGQVVIELPYILVQTVTYGAIVYTMIGFEWKVAKFFWYLFFMYCTFVYYIYYGMMTVAITPNLNIASIIASSFYAIWNLFSGFIIPKTRIPLWWRWYYYVCPVSWSLYGLVGSQYGDIQERLDTGETVEYFVVKYFDFRHDFVGYVALIMVGIVLLFGLIFAFSIKSFNFQKR from the exons AGTTGGGATTAATCTTCCGACTATTGAAGTAAGGTTTGAGCATTTAAACGTTGATGCAGAGGCCTATGTTGGCGGCAGAGCACTCCCAACAGTTTCCAACTTCTTTGTTAATATTTTCCAG ggATTCTTGAATTATCTCCACATCATACCAAGCAGGAAGCTACCATTGGCAATTCTCCAGGATGTTAGTGGAATCATCAAGCCTGCCAG attgaCATTACTTTTAGGCCCACCAAGCTCTGGAAAGACTACATTGCTGCGAGCTTTGGCGGGAGAACTTCATTGTGATctaaaa GTTTCAGGGAATGTAACGTATAATGGTTGTGGAATGAATGAATTTGTTCCACAAAGGACATCAGCCTATACAAGCCAGCATGACTTGCATATAGGAGAATTGACAGTGAGAGAAACACTGGCTTTCTCAGCTAGATGTCAAGGGGTTGGATCTCGTTATG aaatgctAACAGAATTGTctaggagagagaaggaagccAACATCATTCCAGACCCAGATCTTGATATTTATATGAAG GCATTATCACTAGAAGGCCAGAAGGCCAATGTGGCAATAGACTACGTACTTAAG ATTTTGGGGCTGGAAGTTTGTGCCGACACTATGGTTGGTGATCAAATGCTAAGAGGCATTTCTGGTGGACAGAAAAAGCGAGTCACAATAG GGGAGATGTTGGTTGGACCAGCTAGAGCACTCTTCATGGATGAGATATCAACTGGCTTGGACACTTCTACAACTTTCCATATTGTGAACTCAATCAAGAACTCCATCCATATCCTTCAAGGAACCTGTGTTATCTCCCTCCTCCAGCCGGCACCAGAAACTTACGACTTATTCGATGACATAATTCTCCTCTCCGATGGTCACATTGTATACCAAGGCCCACGTGAGTATGTGCTTGAGTTCTTTGAACACATGGGCTTCAAGTGTCCAGATAGGAAAGGAGTGGCTGACTTCTTACAAGAA GTGACATCAAGAAAAGATCAAGAGCAGTACTGGGCACGAAGAGATGAGCCTTACAGATTTGTTACTGTCATGGAACTCGCAGAGGCATTTACATCATTTCATGTTGGTCGAAAGTTAGGCGACGAGCTTGCCATCCCATTTGACAAAGCCAAGAGCCATCCGGCGGCTTTAACAACTGAGAAATATGGTATTGGAAAGAAAGAATTGCTAAAAGCTCTCATATCCAGGGAGTACTTGCTCATGAAGAGAAATTCCTTTGTCTACATATTCAAGATGTTTCGA CTTATTATAATGGCATTCATTACAATGACGGTATTTCTACGAACTGAGATGAGCAAGCAAACAACACAAGATGGTGCAATTTTCATGGGTGCTCTGTTCTTTAGTATCCTAATGGTTATGTTTAATGGGTTCTCGGAGCTAGCCATTACTGTCATGAAACTTCCCCCCTTTTACAAACAAAGGgaccttctttttttccctgcaTGGGCATATGCTCTGCCCTTATGGATCCTCAAGATCCCAATAACATTTGTAGAAACCGGTATTTGGGTGTTCACCACTTATTATGTCATAGGTCTCGATCCGAATGTCGGAAG GTTTTTCAAAATGTACCTTCTACTCCTTTGCATTAACCAGATGGCTTCTGGGCTGTTCAGACTCATAGCCGCATTAGGACGAAACATGATTGTGGCAAACACATTTGGCACATTTGCATTACTTGCAATTCTTGTGATGGGAGGATTTATCTTGTCAAGag ATGATATAAAGAAGTGGTTGATATGGGGTTATTGGGCCTTGCCTCTGATGTATGGGCAGAATGCTATAGCGGTGAATGAATTTCTTGGGGATAGTTGGAGACAA GTGCCTCCGAATTCTACAGAATCATTAGGCGTGTTGGTTTTAAAGGCTCGTGGAATATTTCCAGAAGCACATTGGTATTGGCTTGGCGTAGGAGCTTTGGTTGGATATGTTTTTCTCTTCAACGGCATTTTCACCCTAGCTCTAGCATATCTCAGCC CATTTGAGAAGCCTCAGGCAGTTCTATCTAAAGAGACCTTGGAGGAGAGAAACGTTTATAAAGGAGGAGAAGTTATTGAGCTATCCTCAAGAGGAAATAGCTCTTCTG AGAGGGGAGTTGAACTTCGAAGAAGTGTATCGAAATTCATGTCTTCAAGAGTAGGGAGAAGCAGTGAAGTTAACCAGAATAGGAAGCGGGGAATGGTTCTACCGTTTGAACCCCTTTCGATCACTTTTGACGATATCAAGTATGCAGTCGACATGCCACAG GAAATGAGAGCACAAGGAATACAAGAAGACCGTCTTCAACTTCTAAAAGGAGTAAGTGGTGCTTTTAGACCAGGAGTTCTCACAGCGTTAATGGGTGTTAGTGGTGCTGGTAAAACCACCCTGATGGATACCTTGGCTGGTAGGAAAACTGGTGGATACATCGAGGGGAGAATCTCGATATCAGGCTACCCcaagaaacaagaaacattCGCTCGCATAGCTGGATATTGCGAGCAAACAGATATTCATTCTCCTCATGTTACAGTTTATGAGTCTTTGAAATATTCTGCGTGGCTCCGGTTGCCTCCTGAAGTTAATTCTGCCACCAGAAAG ATGTTCGTTGATGAAGTTATGGACCTTGTTGAGCTAACCCCATTAAGGGAAGCACTTGTTGGGTTGCCTGGGGTAAATGGTCTCTCAACCGAGCAACGCAAGAGGTTGACAATTGCAGTTGAGCTTGTAGCCAACCCATCAATACTATTCATGGATGAACCAACCTCAGGACTCGACGCTAGGGCTGCCGCAATAGTGATGAGAACAGTGAGAAACACAGTAGATACAGGAAGAACTGTGGTATGCACCATCCATCAGCCAAGCATCGACATATTTGATTCATTCGATGAG CTGTTTCTTTTGAAACGAGGAGGTGAGGAAATATATGTTGGTCCCTTAGGTCGTCACTCTTGTCATCTCATCGCATATTTGGAG GGTATCAGTGGAGTTTATAAAATCAAAGATGGTTATAATCCAGCTACTTGGATGTTAGAGGTGACTTCACCAGCACAAGAAGCAGCTCTTGGGGTTGACTTTGCTCATGTGTACAAGAACTCCGAACTATACAG GAGAAACAAAAGTACAATTATGGAACTGAGTACACCTCCGCCAGGATCAAAAGAACTATACTTCGCCACTCAATACTCGCAGTCTTTCCTCATCCAATGTATGGCATGCCTATGGAAACAACACTTATCATACTGGCGAAACCCGCCATATACTGCTGTGAGATTTTTGTTCACAACTATGGTAGCTCTGCTGTTTGGGACAATTTTCTGGGATATTGGCTCCAAAAG GGAAACACAACAAGATATATTTAATGCAATGGGTTCTATGTACACTGTTGTCGTATTTGTTGGTATACAAGCTGCCATTTCTGTGCAGCCAATAGTCGCTGTTGAGAGAGCAGTCTTTTACAGGGAAAGCGCAGCTGGAATGTATTCAGCTTTGCCATATGCTTTTGGACAA GTTGTGATTGAGCTCCCATATATTTTGGTTCAAACTGTGACATATGGAGCCATAGTATACACTATGATCGGATTTGAGTGGAAAGTAGCCAAATTCTTTTGGTATTTGTTCTTCATGTATTGCACTTTTGTATACTACATATATTATGGGATGATGACAGTAGCCATAACTCCCAACCTCAACATTGCATCGAtaattgcttcttctttctatGCAATATGGAACCTTTTCTCCGGCTTTATCATTCCAAAGACA AGGATTCCGCTGTGGTGGAGGTGGTACTACTACGTTTGCCCAGTCTCCTGGAGTCTGTATGGATTAGTTGGGTCACAGTATGGAGACATTCAGGAGAGGCTTGACACAGGTGAAACAGTGGAATACTTTGTGGTAAAATACTTTGATTTTAGGCATGACTTCGTGGGATACGTTGCTCTAATCATGGTTGGGATAGTTCTGCTCTTCGGGTTAATCTTTGCCTTCTCAATCAAGTCGTTTAACTTCCAGAAAAGATAA